gggttcaatccctggtcagggaactaagatcctgtaagccacgtggcacagccaaaaaaaagaaaaagaaaatattgatacagATGAAACGCCCTCTGAACCCCGTCTTTGTCTCCTCAGAGTTACCCACCTACTCTGTTGTATtcaatttacctttttttaagaTTAGACCTTTGATGCTGTCAACTAGAACTAACGATAAAGACTGAGAAAAGGACTGAATGCCCTGTGGTCTGAGGCATCATTTCAGTAAAGGGGCCACATTTTAGTTCATTGTTGTATTATGACTTTATAATGAAAGATTAACCAGTTTTGGTAGGTGATTTGCATTCTCTTTTATTATGTTCTGAATAATTTGTGTAATTTGCATACATAATGCCTCCTTATTCATAAATACTTAAAGTATTTCCACAGAACAAAGACTTTCTTTTACATAACCTCAGGATATTCATCTAAAGTAGGACATTTAATATCGATAGGATACCATTATTTAATCcacagtccatattcaaattttgccaaCTGTCCTATAACACTGCCACCACTCCATttccccatcctccccctccacccccccagcATTCTGTTCAGGGTCTCCCACTGTGTTTTGTTGTCATGTCTCTGGTTTCCATTAATCTGGGACaattcctcagtctttctttgtctttcataacCTTTACATTTTGAAAGACTACAGGTCACTTGTGTTGTAAATTGTCACTCAGTTTGGAtatgtctgatgtttcctcattaGTTTCAGGCCACTGTGGAGACCAGCTGTTCCAAGTTTGCCTGGACTTTCCCTGATTTAGCATCAGATGTTCTTCATCCTGGGGAACCCCTCAGTCCTGAGTGGACAGGGGTTGTTGGTAACTCAAATACACCATAGCATTTGTGTTGGTCCTTCTCAAAGAAATATATTAGGAGGtctttatattcttaaattttatttataatattcttcTGGAACATagaaacaatttcattttaataaactaaaatggTACAGAAACTATTGAAATAGTACAAAGGTAAAAAGTGAAACTGCTGCAATTTCTCATGCTTTTGTTACCTGAAAATTTAGCTGATTTGAGATGTTTCCAAGTTTACATAGGTTATATAAGAgagtggcttttattttcttattaaaagtttttttaaaggattgGGAATATTTTGTTTCAACTATTAGACAAATAAATTTGATGTGATGGAGAGAATACTCTATTAAACATCCAAAACttctttttgctattgttttcaagGTGGAAATAATTCCACTTTTCTTTTTGTCATCTTAGGGTGTGCCATGTGACTTGGTAACAGGTGAAGAACGTGTGACAATAGAGCCAGATGGGAAACAGGCTGCCCATGTTGCTTGTACTGTTGAGATGTGCAGTGTTACAACTCCTTGTATGTATacaccattttaaaaactgtatggtttagtatttttttattttaaaattcagatgaaCATGTGGAATGtgttttttattgtgaaaaaaatgttaaattgagacaaagaaaagaatagtaCAGCAGATACCCAGGACTTACCACTACTTAAAAATGCCAAACTTTCTGTTATGTTTGCTTttgaatttctttccctttttctcttaaaagagCTGAAATGTCAATAAgtatgaattttcctttttatcacttcCCTGTTCAATTCCTCTCCCCTCTTTTGATCCAGTTGCTATCAAATATTTGGTAtatacctttccttttttttttttttttttttttttagtatcactGTTATGTATTGCCTATCAATACTGTGGAttgtgtgttttaaaacatttacatgaTTATCATATTGCGTTATTATTCcacaatttgctttttattttacatgtttttagaTCTAGTCTGTTTACATATATATCATGAATATATATCacacttattcatttaaattgttATGTAGTATTCCATATTATGACTAAAATTATTCATTCCTCTATTAAagaatatttaggttgtttaaAGTTTTTCACTATTACATATAGTACCACAGAGAACTTCTATTTAAGTACTGTAGTTTTGAAAgtactttaaatgaaaattaactttttcCTTATTATATAGGCAATCATTTCTTCattatagaaaacataaaaataaatgcaaagagaaggaaaaaaaaaaatctcccagttCCACCCATCCAGAATCAACAAGTGTTAACCCTGTGGTGTATATTTTCTAGACTGTGTTTGTATTGTGTATGCATATACTTATGTGTGCATCATGGGtgtgtatattaaataaaatagggaTTATATATTATGTACTATTTGGtagcttgcttttttcattttcataatcttAACTTTCTGAGTAAATGGATAGTTTTCAAAAGAATCCATTTATTCTAAAAGTAAtacattgtaaaaattaaaatagcacatATAAATCAAAATTCCTTCTTCTGCCCCCTCTTTTCTAATCTTGTCTGTATACGCTCAGATATGCTAGTAATTTCTAATCTGATGGTTTTTCAGTATAAAATTAGCTTTCGTTCGTTTGCTAAATGTCATTGTGGGCatattaaatttttcctttttttaaaatatgctcctTGCAACTCCTTGGCATTTTGGGAAGcaaactaaaatataatttatatgacttaaaatgaataaaataatatggtTGGAAGCATTTTggcattagaaaataaaatgagtcacTGTATTTTTTACCATAATAATAAGCTTTAAAACCCCTAAGGATGAGCAGAGCTGGAGCTCAGGGAATTACACGTTCTTCTCCGGTTCTCCTCCTGACACCTGTCGGGATTCCTGAGGTGCTTCATTTTACTGCAAGGTTATCTACTCCTTGGTCCCAGGAGCTACTTCAACTGCTTTGTGGATGTGTTCTTATTAGGCAGATTCTCCAGGCTGCCTCTGAGATTGCAGAAAATAGGACAATTGAACCTGTTCAGTTTGGGAGGCAGTGCCGTAGAGACGGTCTGGGTTTGAATTTCACAGTTTTAAATCTTACACTAGTGCCAGTGACTTAACTTCTGTGGGTGTCAGTTTGttcttctgtaaaatgtaaatgtaggggaattccctggcggtccagtggttaggagtcctctctttcactgccgaaggcgtgggttcaatccctggttggggaactaagatcctgcaagctgcacggcgtggccaaagacaattttttttaattaaaaaaaaagatgagatttaaaaaaaaaaaggaaatgtaagtaATAATGATACTTACCTAatgggtttgttgtgaggattaaatgagttgtaaagcacttagaacaagcCTGCCAGAAACGAAGCACCCAATAAGTAATGATAATGATTATGGTGGTGTTGAAAGCTTGAATTTTGGTATTGTGGTTTGTTTATAATACTATTGAAATAGATTGTCTTGCTCAtgataactttttatttcaagatGAAGTGGCCGTGATTGATGAAATTCAAATGATTAAAGATCCAGCCAGAGGATGGGCCTGGACCAGAGCACTACTAGGTTGGTGGTCTTATTGCTATAAAACCTGTGCTTTGTGACATCTGCACTGGGATTTATCTGCATTTATCTGCTTGACATTGCCAAATAGAGCCAGCTAGATTCTCTCTTGacccaaatcaaacaaaaaagtcAGCTAAGTGTGagctttaattttctaaatattgttCTAATAATGGGAAGTCCATTTTTTCTATCATAAAATTAGCATAATCACTTAATTAAAGTGTTCAAATCTTGCCATATTTACAcaaccactattaacattttggtgtttcATGGCAGTCTTTTTTCTCATGTATATGGTGTTttgtgaatatataatttttattttgctttttttttcagttctgttgtttcatagacttttttttcataCCACATGTTAATGTTGCATGTTCTCCATTGAAGAACTGTACTACACAGTTGTCCTTTGGTATCTGTGGGATGTTGGTTCCTggacccccacagataccaaaatctgcagatgctcaaatcccttacAGCTGGATGGCTTCTGCATCCATGAATTCAGCCAACCGCGGATTGAATATGTTCAatccgcagttggttgaatctgcagatgtgaaaCCTGTGGATGTGGGAGACCAGTTGTAATTTGTCCCAAAGAGTCGAAcatttttccctattattaatGATGCAGTAAAAATCTTTGTAGGCGttaactttttattcattttattacttctttAGGATAGGCTCCTGGAAGTGAGGTCCACAGACATGAATGAACGTTTCTTCTGCTTGATATTGGAGTGAATTTTTGATCAGCATGTTGTAGGGCAagtgttttcaaatttaaaaacataggTAAACTCTTTCTGTAAACAAAGAGTATACACTAAAGCCTgtaatataaaatagatgaaagtGGATATGCTCAGGGGTAAGGAGCTTGGAGTTTCTTCTACCcaccagcccccagcctctgAGGCACCTCAGTGATTCCATGGAGcctaatttgaaaaagaaaagtataggaCTAATGTTTAGTATTAACCATCAAAATGCAGGCTGTAGTTCAGGCTGGCTTCATCCTCTAGTAGACTCAAAACCTTggccaaagcaattttaaaaccCCAAGATTTATAAAAGTGGTGATAATTTTTGTCTACTAGAAGGTTTTGTTTTGAGGTTAGAATCATAGAGATAATATGAAAACACTTGGTAAAGTTGTAAAGCAATAGGTAAGCAAACTTAAAGTATTTTTGGTATGTAAAGtattgcatatttaattttatatcgttaaaattttaagaaatgccaATTTTGCATTTAACAGGACTCTGTGCTGAAGAAATCCATTTGTGTGGAGAATCTGCTGCTATTGACCTGGTTACCGAGCTTATGTACACAACTGGGGAAGATGTGGAGGTACTAGATTATACACTTTGTTCTCAAGGTGGCATAGCAAATAGCCCAGAGTACCCAGGCAGTGGCTTCATAGGCCCCAGATGGTGGCAAAATCAGAACTTGAAAGATTAGCTTCATTTCCTCGTAGTTGACTAGATCATACATAGTTGGTTGACCCTCATGAACTAAAGTTCTGACTGCGTGGCTGTCACACCCTAAGTCTCCAAAAGTATAAGGAGATTCCTTATCTTTTCTTGACAAAACCTTTTGGAGTTTAAACAGAACTCTTTAGAATTAAATAAATCAGGAATGTTGGAAGTTGGAGGCTCCAGCAAAAGTTTGTGATTTTCAAAGTCTCAGATGTCAGATATTGGGGACTTTGATATATATCTGATTGGTAGAGATAGTTTGTACCCTTTTTCAGATTTCTAGAGTAGGAAGCAACTCATTTCCATTTAAtcctactttttgttttctttaccagacttctataataaaatgaagaaatatttttaaattggtcCATTACTTTAGTTTTGTGCTCAGCTTTCAGGGAGAGATAGTGGAATGTACTGGAAGACATTCTGGGTTCTAGTCTTGGCTTTGCTGTTATTCACTTTGTATTTTTAGGCAAATCACAGAAGGCTAGAACTGGAAAAATCCTCATCAGACCTGATCTTTTATTAGactctattttattctttcataaaagggaaataatagtTAATAACCTTTCTGAAATTACCACGTTgccataaaaatcaaatatatatgaaagtgctttgaaaatttaTGAAATCCTCTGTAACATTTTGTTAATTTAGAAATACCAGTGAGAATGGATGGTAACatttataatatcaaaataaatgtttttctgtattttctcttgaaaaagtTGGAACTTATCAGTTTCTAGCTACTCTTGATTGTGAGTTTTTCACAATATTAGAAGAAGCTGAGTTAGGTATGTTATTTTACAATATCATATCGTTTATTGTAGGTTCGAACCTATAAGAGGCTTACCCCCATTTTTGTGCTGGATCACGCATTAGAATCTTTAGACAACCTTCGGCCTGGGGACTGCATTGTCTGTTTTAGCAAGAATGATATTTATTCTGTGAGTCGACAGATTGAAATTCGGGGATTGGAATCAGCTGTTATATATGGCAGTCTCCCACCTGGTAATTATTGGCTTTCATCATGACAAGACATGAAATCTCTTGTTTTTGCCatttatgttgagatatgtcTAGAAAACACAGTAAAAGATATGAATTAAGTTGCTTGGTGTGTAATTTGTTATAggtcatataaaataaatatttctctagtCATCTTTGTGGTGATAgaagtattttaattatttatagcTCTTGTTACTTGATATTATtagactatttttaaatgttgagctGATGATTTTCTTACAGAAATGTCATTAAAATATGAACTTggtaatattcttaaaatattaccAGAAATCTATTGATAAGTGTCCTCAGAAATGATAAGAGGATTGTGTTGCTCTTTGTGGGTATACttaaaggaatggaaataaagGATAACTGGCTCCTTgagaatgtaaagaaataaatttgaaacaaTAAAAGTTTTATCCATAAAAACGGAGGGTAGGAGGTAAGTAAGGGTTTCCAAGGTATGTTTAGTGTGATGTAGTAAAAGGTTGAGAATACTGATTTAACATAAACTGTTCCTATTTTAGGGACCAAACTCGCTCAAGCAAGAAAGTTTAATGATCCTGATGATCCATGCAAAATCCTGGTTGCTACAGATGCAGTTGGCATGGGACTTAATTTGTAAGTAATCTGTTTTTAATAATCATGGATATTCAGTGGGTtagatggaaatttaaaaacttataatTGGCATTAGAATGACCAAACACTTTGATTTAGGAGAATGGATATTATAGTATAGATCTGAGATTTATCTTGCTCACACCTGTTgagggaataaaatgaaaatatcacatAACACTTGGACTTTTGAGTGCTGCTTCCTACCACTGCTAACCTATTACATGACCTCACTTTATTTTCAGTGTCTCAGTCAACAAGGGTGTGTGCCTGTTGGGCGTGCGGGGCCAGCCACTATTTTTAGGGGTTAACAATATTAAGCCTGAATATTCCTCTCTGGGGAATGAATGCAACTGTACCTTTATGCATGAAAGAACTATTCAAAGCCATTAACAGCAGTCAGTGTTTAAAAGTAGCCTAAGAAGGCTTTATGTGGTTTATTTGTAAAAAAGTTACTTTCTAGAGccttactgaggtataatttacatattatatggttcacccattttaaatatataatttgatgatttttagtaaatgtacacagttgttaaaaaatgctatttaaagggaagaaaaagaattaccAACAAACCCTTTTACCTTACTTTGTAAATAGTGGGCAATATTGCAAGTAGGCCTAAACTAGAATTAGAGTGAGCATTTCTGTAATGAATCAAATGATGGATGGTTTTTCAGACAGCAGTCCGTgagatcatttgtatttctgtttcagAAGCGtaagaagaattattttttactCCCTTATGAAGCCCAGTATcaatgaaaagggagagaaagaaatagaaccaatCACCACCTCTCAAGCCTTGCAGATTGCTGGCAGAGCTGGTAGATTCAGTTCAAAATTTAAAGAAGGAGAGGTTACAACAATGAATCGAGAAGACCTCAGTTTATTAAAGGAAATCTTGAATAGGCCTGTGGATCCTATAAAGGTAAGGTGTAACATAGTAATTGCTACTTCTCTGTGGAGGACAGTCATTCCTTCCTTCACTTACTTTCCAGACTTTTGCCTCAGAAACCTggaaacaaataagcaaaagaaaattttgtgCCATGAAAATCACGTCAAGAAAACcctgctttgggcttccctggtggtgcattggttaagaatccgcctgccaatgcaggggacacgagcttgagccctggtccgggaagatcccacatgccgcggagcaactaagcccgtgcaccacaactactgagcctgcgtgcctcaactactgaagcctacaaacctagagcccgtgctccgcagcaagagaagccaccacaatgagaagcccgtgcaccacagcaaagagtagcccctgctcgctgcaactagggaaagctcgtgcacggcaatgaagaaccaacgcagccaaaaataaaataagtaaataaataaaaaaataaagagaaaaccctGCTTTATTGCTTTTGAGAGGCCTAATAGAGACCCCTTGGTTAGAGAATGGTATGCAAGTGAAAGATTCAGATTTTACAAATGTAGTCATAATATAACAAGTTTAGTAAACCTGAttttcctttagttcttcctATAATCTAGCAGTGGGTGGGGATAGGGGCATGGTTGCTTCAGATGGGCACACAGCTATGTCAGCAGACTGAAAATTGTGAGAAGCTTGGAAGTAGAAGAAACCTTTGTGTTGGGGGCAAAAATAGCATTAAGCTATACAACTTCAAACCAGTAAGGACAGGGTTAAATTTTGGTTAGTGTAGTTAATGAGTCAGAAGTGTACATGTTTTAAACAAACTGTTAACAAATTAAAGTTTGCCTGGAAAATTCACTAAGGCTCATCTGATTTTAGTGACCCCAGGTAAAAGGGTATATAAATGAGAGAATGCAAGGAAAAGTTCCTGGAGGAAAGCTGTGGTTGAAATCATTTCTGGAGCTTTTGTTAAGAGTGCAGCTGATAATGGAtctcctccatctccctcctGTGTCGCTCCTTTCGTGTGTTCCTCATCTGCCTCCCTCCCGTGActcatctctctctcctcctttcctctttctttttcccattccttttctctgttattttcttgcttttacttATTGTGGGCAATTCTTAACATTGTAAATATACAGGTAAAGAGATAGCTGACCTCCAATTtagacattttctcttttatatatgtatggcAGTTTTATTGCCCTGGTTAAAGTGATTGGGTTTTCCTTTTTCGTTTTTGTTCAGTGGAGAGAATTGGGACTCCGGAAACTATTTGTGGTACTCTTATCAGATCATCatagattttagaaatataactaaaatataaGCAAAAGATTAATTACTCAATGGGTATACTTGGTTAGTTTTACTAAATCATCTCGTCAGCTTTCCCAGTTGGTAATAAATGGCAAAGTATGAtgcttttctctgttttactCAAACTCTTGTCCCTTAACTCATTTGGCAATAGCTTAACCTGAATATAGGACTTATCTTGAAATAACTTAAGAAaacttattcttaaaaaaaaaataagcttatggttgttttttctttactaaaGGCAGCTGGTCTTCATCCAACTGCTGAACAGATTGAAATGTTTGCCTACCATCTCCCTGACACAACGCTTTCTAATCTCATTGTAAGTAGAAACTCTTACATCGCTTTTCTAAAAAGGTCAGTATGTCAGACAGTTACTGGTTAACCTTGTGGACATGAATGGATAGTCTGTTTTTGTGAAGTTGCTGTGTATGAAGTTTATCTTGAAACCGGAAACTTTCTCTCAAAATCTTTTGGGACTTTTGTCCTGAGGAATTTTCTGAGTATTTCAGGTCGGGAAGGCTATGGGGGAAGTCTGTTAGCTTGAGGAGGCAGAGAATTAAGCAGGCCTTTCTGGAAGTCTGTTAATGGATTAAAGTGATTGTCATTTATAGACTTGAGTACTTTATTCATGCCCAGCTAGGTAGTCcagtaatttaatatatttttcccccCCAGGAtatttttgtagacttttcaCAAGTTGATGGGCAGTATTTTGTCTGCAATATggatgattttaaattttctgcagAGTTGATCCAGCATATTCCATTAAGTCTACGAGTGAGGTATGTTTTCTGCACAGCCCCTATCAACAAGAAGCAGCCTTTTGTCTGTTCTTCATTGTTACAGGTAAGCCTTTATCTTTGTGATATTTTGAGTTGTTTCAGGTTGATGCATTTTCCCCAAACAATAGTTTgttattcaaaataaagaaataagagagtACCCTGTAATGAGATACTGTGTACGAACTTAAATAAAAATGGCTCTTTTTTCTTACAGATAATTttttgggggaaggagaagtCTTGCTTTGTATTTGGGCTTATATGGTAGCCTTTTTGAAGaagctaaaacaaaaataattaaagtttttccgaggaaaagggtctttgcctgatgataaactttttctttattggtGTTGGGTAATATGTTTCGGAAGGGAGGTGGCTTTGGGGTCAGTAGCGGCAATAgtattcagttttcttaactaTCAGGCATTGGGCCAGGGATGGCTGTCTTGTGTGAATTTTGTGCCAAGGTTCCAGCCTCTTTTCTTTTAACTCATTTGGGTAGGGATACAAATCTCTAACTTCGGAGCACAAGATTCACCCAAATGGGGACTAGGCAAAGGCCGTAGAAGCTGAACTTCCAGTCTCCCGCCGTGTCCTCTCACATCTCTGGGCCCTTGCTCTCCCTCTTGCTTCTGCTTGGAGCGCCCTCCCCACTAAACTCAAAGGTCTCCTCTTTGAATCTTTTCCTGATTCATTGTTGTAGTTTCACTGCCATCTTCTTAATAGATGTTAGCTTTCTGCATACTAGCTCTGTTCTTATCAAATCTATTTATAAgcttatgttttaaattactttaaaattacataaataatacataagtactttttttgtgtgagcaaaattaaaacattagaGAAGGTTAAATTGGGCTACCACCTTCAGTCTCAGTCCTCTGGCATAACTGCTATTATCAGCTTTGTGTATCCTTGCAGACCTTTTCCGTTACATTTGCCTACATACCTGTATGAGTAGAAATTCTAGTTTTTGTTGGGTGGGTGTGCTTTCCCATAAATGTTACAATGAATTAGTATGTagcttgcctttttcttttttccttaatgtgTCTCAGAGGTGTTCCGTGTCCAGCTATTTACTGTGTCCAGCTATTACCAGCTCTGTTTCTTAGAGCTGGCGTTTGTGAGAGAACTAACTAGCATAAGGTTGAAGTTTATGGAACAAAGTCTTAAACTTAAAAAACTGGCCTGGATGGAGCTGGAGCCCATGGCCCTGACCCCATTTACACCATCCTTCAAGCAGCTACCCTAATAAAGCAGAAGCATGTTACTAAGGAGTAAGGAGTCTGGAACAGTACAGGTCAATAGTTGTTATGTGTTGTGTTTACAGATTAAAATGTGAAATctagagatatttcttttttcttgatctcCATTATTACTGAAGTATAAAGGAGCTCAATCCCACTGATGGTCTCTGATGCCCCTTAGGAAGTTGTTTTGAAACTGTGTTCCATGGCTCCTGCAtgggcctctctccctccccgtcTCTGAGCAGCTCCATGCTTAGCTCTTTTACATATTGGGCGTCCATTAGTTGTTTGTGGCCAAAAATATTAAAGCCACTGCCTTTATAAGAGAACTTTTTGGCATGTCCTGCTTATTAGTAAGTTAGTGTGGTCACATTTACATTCTTCATGGCTGTCCTACTTGGTATTTATTAAACCTAGCAAAATGCACCagactgaaattaataaaattgtaacAGTATTTAACCACAATTATTTGAAAACTGCCCTGCCTCTCTAAAGTATTGACCTTGCTTAGGTTAAGTATTTAGAGATAATTTTCCCTAATTAGGAAATGAACCATTTGAAATCACCTTATCCTTGCAGCTAAAGGTTTTAAACTTCTGCTTGATAGTTCttgcatggttttatttctgtctcCTATAGTGTATTGTGATGCAACATAATGCCTAGCATTGTCTGGGAGGTGGCATATTCTCCAAGAGTGTCTTGTGGTTCAAGAAGGAGGTATGGTGGTCTTACGGtaatgaggaagctgaagcacagTGGTGACTTGGCCAAAACTATATAACTAGTAAAGAGGCAGTCTCTTTACTAGTTTGATTGACTCATGACCAACCTTGCACGAAGCCACCTCCAAGAGTTTCTTTATAATAAGGgaggatattaaaaaatacaagctCATATTTGAAGCTATAGGACTATTGCATGAAGGAATGAGAGTCTTCGGGTACTGTCTGCCTAGAACTTAGAACATTAATTGTTCATAAAAGTTAATAGACAATCCCTGGAAAGCTAGTTCATGTACATATTGTTGCCCTGGttttggaaaaaagaaggaaatcatccctttttaaaaaaaaaaagtacctttataagatattaaatgttctctaaaatacagaaaagtataaagaaggagagaaaccagCCTGCCTATTGAGATATAGCCACAGTTGACATTTTGttgtgctgtttgtttgtttgtttctggtcACAGACTGAAGTGAATTCTGATTGTTTTACCAAATTcgtttcttctgtttctctcagtTTGCCAGGCAGTATAGCAGGAATGAGCCCCTGACCTTCTCATGGTTACGACGATATATTAAATGGCCGTTACTTCCACCTAAGAATATTAAAGACCTCATGGATCTTGAAGCTGTCCATGATGTCTTAGATCTTTACCTGTGGCTAAGGTACCAATTTTTTCCTGTATGTGCTCTCATTTTTTAAGTAATAGGGTGAATCAAAGGTTTTATGATGGTCTTTTGCTCTTTCAAATTAGGGACATATTTGCAGGGTgctctattttatgtttattgtccATTAAGGCAGTTGAGCCTGGTTTATACCTATTCCAAAAATGACT
This sequence is a window from Physeter macrocephalus isolate SW-GA chromosome 20, ASM283717v5, whole genome shotgun sequence. Protein-coding genes within it:
- the SUPV3L1 gene encoding ATP-dependent RNA helicase SUPV3L1, mitochondrial; this translates as MSFPRCALLWARLPPGRQPGSRAAVCSALRAHTGPFPGTLGRVPAVACASSSASGGSKAPNTSLFVPLTVKPQGRSADGDVGAELTRPLDKNEVKKILDKFYKRKEIQKLSADYGLDARLFHQAFISFRNYIMQSHSLDVDIHIILNDICFSAAHVDDLFPFFLRHAKQIFPVLECKDDLRKISDLRIPPNWYPEARALQRKIIFHSGPTNSGKTYHAIQKYLSAKSGVYCGPLKLLAHEIFEKSNAAGVPCDLVTGEERVTIEPDGKQAAHVACTVEMCSVTTPYEVAVIDEIQMIKDPARGWAWTRALLGLCAEEIHLCGESAAIDLVTELMYTTGEDVEVRTYKRLTPIFVLDHALESLDNLRPGDCIVCFSKNDIYSVSRQIEIRGLESAVIYGSLPPGTKLAQARKFNDPDDPCKILVATDAVGMGLNLSVRRIIFYSLMKPSINEKGEKEIEPITTSQALQIAGRAGRFSSKFKEGEVTTMNREDLSLLKEILNRPVDPIKAAGLHPTAEQIEMFAYHLPDTTLSNLIDIFVDFSQVDGQYFVCNMDDFKFSAELIQHIPLSLRVRYVFCTAPINKKQPFVCSSLLQFARQYSRNEPLTFSWLRRYIKWPLLPPKNIKDLMDLEAVHDVLDLYLWLSYRFLDMFPDASLVRDLQKQLDGIIQDGVHNITKLIKISEAHKLLNLQNSSAESQSRLSGTVKSQTRRNHGAKALGSKAAEPLGPGAGEKSLASRLVQQGLLTADMLKQLEKEWMTQQTEHGKGRIESGTSSKGTRRKKKEPDSD